A genomic segment from Brienomyrus brachyistius isolate T26 chromosome 9, BBRACH_0.4, whole genome shotgun sequence encodes:
- the cblc gene encoding E3 ubiquitin-protein ligase CBL-C isoform X1 has protein sequence MAAARSWWGIGQSPRPDTARSSATMLTAADSRLLDKTLKRLEKLDTLCTNPRLGLKNSPPFLPDLVSQTANQLSEVWAPYRGPPTSETGGYVPRGDEAEYLRVHVRHLLTKTERAILLFKEGKEKIFEENSSYRRSLTKISLLLSHMLHELQAVFPRGHFQGDTYRLTKTEAGEFWRKAFGERCIIQWNSFKEQLRKVHAFEEGMEAMALRSTVDITCNDHVSIFEFDIFTRLFQPWSSLLRNWNHLAVTHPGFMAFLTYDQVRFRLENYTHQPGSYIFRLSCTHMGQWAIGHVTKDGTIVQTIPQDIPLSQALVKGYQEGYYLFPDGRDNNPDLTSLCEPTYKGKVRVSPEQYELYCEIGSTFQLCKICAERDKDIRIQPCGHLLCQPCLSSWQRSDGHTCPYCRCDIRGTESVVVEPFLPDKVDEEDTDNSEDDLEDVALVMQQLASMKKLSLSAQQQPDITPPPLPPKTSCPSPKLPKPTFRPPAKLPSEQSHSRPNLNSSDVERLSHPQITRCVSDDSCSSEEDAIWGPPPVLRVSSCSEESSATSNRPSSSQSGRTTGGALWMGSSVAVREREKRPKDRREMERTMSS, from the exons ATGGCAGCAGCGCGCAGCTGGTGGGGAATAGGCCAAAGCCCTAGGCCCGACACAGCCAGGTCCAGCGCCACTATGTTGACTGCAGCAGACTCCCGGCTGTTGGACAAAACCCTGAAAAGGCTAGAAAAACTGGACACTTTGTGTACCAACCCACGGCTTGGCCTGAAGAACAGTCCGCCTTTCCTGCCTGACCTGGTGTCTCAAACGGCAAACCAGCTTTCGGAGGTCTGGGCACCCTACCGAGGTCCACCCACAAGTGAGACGGGCGGCTATGTCCCACGCGGCGATGAGGCCGAATACCTGAGGGTCCATGTCAGGCACCTGCTGACCAAGACAGAGAGAGCGATACTCCTGTTCAAGGAGGGCAAGGAGAAGATCTTTGAGGAGAACTCCAGCTATAG GAGAAGCCTGACGAAGATATCTCTGCTGCTCAGCCACATGCTGCATGAACTgcaggcagtgtttcccaggggACACTTTCAGGGTGACACATATAGACTGACTAAGACAGAAGCCGGGGAATTCTGGAGGAAAGCATTCGGAGAGAG GTGTATCATACAGTGGAACAGTTTCAAAGAGCAGCTTCGCAAGGTTCATGCTTTTGAGGAGGGCATGGAGGCCATGGCCCTAAGGTCCACGGTGGACATCACCTGCAATGACCACGTCTCCATCTTTGAATTTGACATTTTCACTAGGCTCTTCCAG CCATGGTCATCCCTGCTAAGGAACTGGAACCATTTGGCAGTCACCCACCCTGGGTTTATGGCTTTCCTCACCTATGACCAGGTCCGATTCCGCCTGGAAAACTATACCCATCAGCCTGGCAG CTATATCTTCCGCCTGAGTTGCACCCACATGGGCCAGTGGGCCATCGGTCATGTGACCAAGGACGGCACCATTGTGCAGACCATTCCCCAGGACATTCCTCTGTCCCAGGCTCTCGTCAAGGGTTACCAAGAAGGCTA CTATCTGTTCCCAGATGGTAGAGACAACAACCCTGACCTAACCAGTCTGTGTGAGCCGACCTACAAGGGCAAAGTCAGAGTCAGCCCG GAGCAGTATGAGCTCTATTGTGAGATTGGCAGCACCTTCCAACTGTGTAAGATCTGTGCCGAGCGAGACAAAGACATTCGCATCCAGCCATGTGGACACCTGTTGTGCCAACCCTGCCTCAGCAGCTGGCAG AGATCTGACGGCCACACTTGCCCATACTGCCGGTGTGACATCAGAGGGACAGAGTCTGTCGTGGTAGAGCCCTTCCTGCCGGACAAAGTTGATGAGGAGGATACTGACAACAGCGAGGATGATCTGGAGGACGTGGCACTAGTGatgcagcagctggcctccatgAAAAAG CTGTCACTCTCggcccagcagcagcctgacattacacccccacccctgcctCCAAAGACCAGCTGCCCCTCCCCTAAGCTGCCCAAACCCACCTTCAGACCTCCTGCTAAGCTGCCCTCTGAGCAGTCCCACTCTCGTCCT AATCTTAACAGCTCTGATGTGGAGAGACTGTCCCACCCACAGATCACCAG GTGTGTGTCAGACGACAGCTGCAGCAGTGAGGAGGACGCCATCTGGGGTCCCCCGCCCGTACTGCGAGTCAGTTCATGTAG TGAGGAATCGTCCGCCACGTCAAACAGGCCTTCATCCTCCCAGTCAGGAAGAACCA CAGGTGGTGCTCTGTGGATGGGGTCATCGGTTGCAGTCCGAGAGAGGGAGAAGAGGCCTAAGGATCGCAGAGAAATGGAGCGAACCATGTCCTCTTAA
- the cblc gene encoding E3 ubiquitin-protein ligase CBL-C isoform X2, whose translation MAAARSWWGIGQSPRPDTARSSATMLTAADSRLLDKTLKRLEKLDTLCTNPRLGLKNSPPFLPDLVSQTANQLSEVWAPYRGPPTSETGGYVPRGDEAEYLRVHVRHLLTKTERAILLFKEGKEKIFEENSSYRRSLTKISLLLSHMLHELQAVFPRGHFQGDTYRLTKTEAGEFWRKAFGERCIIQWNSFKEQLRKVHAFEEGMEAMALRSTVDITCNDHVSIFEFDIFTRLFQPWSSLLRNWNHLAVTHPGFMAFLTYDQVRFRLENYTHQPGSYIFRLSCTHMGQWAIGHVTKDGTIVQTIPQDIPLSQALVKGYQEGYYLFPDGRDNNPDLTSLCEPTYKGKVRVSPEQYELYCEIGSTFQLCKICAERDKDIRIQPCGHLLCQPCLSSWQRSDGHTCPYCRCDIRGTESVVVEPFLPDKVDEEDTDNSEDDLEDVALVMQQLASMKKLSLSAQQQPDITPPPLPPKTSCPSPKLPKPTFRPPAKLPSEQSHSRPNLNSSDVERLSHPQITRCVSDDSCSSEEDAIWGPPPVLRVSSCSEESSATSNRPSSSQSGRTSGALWMGSSVAVREREKRPKDRREMERTMSS comes from the exons ATGGCAGCAGCGCGCAGCTGGTGGGGAATAGGCCAAAGCCCTAGGCCCGACACAGCCAGGTCCAGCGCCACTATGTTGACTGCAGCAGACTCCCGGCTGTTGGACAAAACCCTGAAAAGGCTAGAAAAACTGGACACTTTGTGTACCAACCCACGGCTTGGCCTGAAGAACAGTCCGCCTTTCCTGCCTGACCTGGTGTCTCAAACGGCAAACCAGCTTTCGGAGGTCTGGGCACCCTACCGAGGTCCACCCACAAGTGAGACGGGCGGCTATGTCCCACGCGGCGATGAGGCCGAATACCTGAGGGTCCATGTCAGGCACCTGCTGACCAAGACAGAGAGAGCGATACTCCTGTTCAAGGAGGGCAAGGAGAAGATCTTTGAGGAGAACTCCAGCTATAG GAGAAGCCTGACGAAGATATCTCTGCTGCTCAGCCACATGCTGCATGAACTgcaggcagtgtttcccaggggACACTTTCAGGGTGACACATATAGACTGACTAAGACAGAAGCCGGGGAATTCTGGAGGAAAGCATTCGGAGAGAG GTGTATCATACAGTGGAACAGTTTCAAAGAGCAGCTTCGCAAGGTTCATGCTTTTGAGGAGGGCATGGAGGCCATGGCCCTAAGGTCCACGGTGGACATCACCTGCAATGACCACGTCTCCATCTTTGAATTTGACATTTTCACTAGGCTCTTCCAG CCATGGTCATCCCTGCTAAGGAACTGGAACCATTTGGCAGTCACCCACCCTGGGTTTATGGCTTTCCTCACCTATGACCAGGTCCGATTCCGCCTGGAAAACTATACCCATCAGCCTGGCAG CTATATCTTCCGCCTGAGTTGCACCCACATGGGCCAGTGGGCCATCGGTCATGTGACCAAGGACGGCACCATTGTGCAGACCATTCCCCAGGACATTCCTCTGTCCCAGGCTCTCGTCAAGGGTTACCAAGAAGGCTA CTATCTGTTCCCAGATGGTAGAGACAACAACCCTGACCTAACCAGTCTGTGTGAGCCGACCTACAAGGGCAAAGTCAGAGTCAGCCCG GAGCAGTATGAGCTCTATTGTGAGATTGGCAGCACCTTCCAACTGTGTAAGATCTGTGCCGAGCGAGACAAAGACATTCGCATCCAGCCATGTGGACACCTGTTGTGCCAACCCTGCCTCAGCAGCTGGCAG AGATCTGACGGCCACACTTGCCCATACTGCCGGTGTGACATCAGAGGGACAGAGTCTGTCGTGGTAGAGCCCTTCCTGCCGGACAAAGTTGATGAGGAGGATACTGACAACAGCGAGGATGATCTGGAGGACGTGGCACTAGTGatgcagcagctggcctccatgAAAAAG CTGTCACTCTCggcccagcagcagcctgacattacacccccacccctgcctCCAAAGACCAGCTGCCCCTCCCCTAAGCTGCCCAAACCCACCTTCAGACCTCCTGCTAAGCTGCCCTCTGAGCAGTCCCACTCTCGTCCT AATCTTAACAGCTCTGATGTGGAGAGACTGTCCCACCCACAGATCACCAG GTGTGTGTCAGACGACAGCTGCAGCAGTGAGGAGGACGCCATCTGGGGTCCCCCGCCCGTACTGCGAGTCAGTTCATGTAG TGAGGAATCGTCCGCCACGTCAAACAGGCCTTCATCCTCCCAGTCAGGAAGAACCA GTGGTGCTCTGTGGATGGGGTCATCGGTTGCAGTCCGAGAGAGGGAGAAGAGGCCTAAGGATCGCAGAGAAATGGAGCGAACCATGTCCTCTTAA